AGCCGCCCATGTTCGGGGGTGATTTCAACCGCTCCGCGCAACATTTCGAGAAAGCGCGTGCCGTCACCCAGGGGAAACTGCTGTTTGTCGACATGCTAAGGGCGCAGTATCTGGCGCGTCAACAACTCGACCGTCAACAGTTTCATGAACGGCTGACGGCTGTCGTCAAGGCCCCGCCCGATATATTTCCGGAAATGGCACTGGCCAACGCCATCGCCCGGCAAAAAGCCAGACAACTATTGACCAAAGAAGAGGAATGGTTTTGAAAAAACTCTGCTCTTTGCTGTTACTGATTCTTTTCATTTCTCCCGTGCGCGCGAACGAAACCTACGTGCTTAAATTCGCCACCCTGGCGCCGCAGGGCTCCACCTGGATGAACATCATCACCGACTGGGCCAATCAGGTGGGCAAGGAAAGCAAGGGTCGTCTCACCTTCAAGCTCTATCCCGGCGGCGTCTCCGGAGATGAACCCGATGTCCTGCGCAAGATCCGCTTCGGCCAACTGCAGGGTGGCGCCATGACCGGGCACGGCATCGGATATATCTATTCGCCGGTGCGCGTGCTGGAAATCCCGTTTCTGTTCCGCAACTACGATGAAGTTGATCATGTGCGTGCGCGACTGATGCCGGACATCCGCGAAGGATTCCGCAAGAACGGCTTCGAGCTGCTCGGTTGGATGGAAGTCGGCTTTATCCAGCTCTTCTCCCAGGAACCCATTTATTCCCTCGAAGATATGAGGAAAAGGCGCATCTGGCTGTGGCAAGGAGATCCGTTGGGCAAGGCCTTCTTCGCGGCGAGCGGCATTTCGCCCGTGCCGTTGCCGATCACGGAGGTGTTTACCAGCCTCTCCACCGGCTTGATCGATACCACCATCGCACCGCCTCTGGGCGCCATTGCGCTGCAATGGTTTTCCAAGACACCTTATATGACCAACATGCCGGTGATGGACGGCATTGGCGGACTTCTGGTAACACGCAAGTTCTTTGAGGGTTTACCAGCGGATCTCCAGAAACTGCTTCTGCAAACCGGCGAGGAGGCGGGTAAACGTCTGTTGGTTGAAACACGGCAGGACAACGAAAAAAGTCTCAAGGTGTTAAAAGAACATGGCGTGACATTCACCAACGAATGGAAAGACAGTGACGCCGTTCTCTACGACTTGCGTGATCGCGCGGCGGCAGCGCTGGCGAAGGACGGCTATATCCCGGGCGAACTGTATGCCCGCACACGCCAGGAGCTCGAAGAATACCGCGCGCGGATCAGCAAAAAGTGATTGAGCCGGGTGAGCACTACGCACGAAACCGGACCTGGAAGGCCAAGCTCGAGTTCTATTTCACTCGCATAGAAAGCACACTTGCCATTTCCGGCCTGATACTGATGTTGGGCCTGTCGCTGATTGAAATTCTCCTGCGAAATCTGTTTCACACCTCGATTCCCGGCGCCGACATTCTGATCCGCCATCTGGTGCTGTGGGTAAGCTTCATCGGCGCCGTCGTGGCCGTGCGCGAGCGCCACATCAAGGTTGAAATCATTTCCGTTTGGTTGCCCGAGATTTGGCGAAGTCGTCTGGAGCGGCCGATCTTTCTGTTCTCCACCATAGTCTGCACCATGATCGCCTGGGCGGCTGTCCGGTTCTGGTATCAGGAGTGGCTGAATGTGCCTCCAGGCGAGAAATGGATTGCCCTGCTCAGCATCGTCATTCCGCTGAGTTTCTTGCTCCTGGCGCTGCATTTCGCGCTGCGCTTCCTGATTGGTCCGCGCTCACGCGAACGGACAGCGTGACAATCGCAATCATTGTCTTCCTGGTGTTGATCGCCGCGCTCGGTGTGCCGTTGTTCGTGGTCCTGGGCGCCGGCAGCTTGATCGCCACCTATGCGGCCGGCCTCGATCCGGCCGTCCTGCTGATAGAAATGCTGAGGCTCTCGTCCTCGCCCAATCTCATTGCCATTCCACTGTTCACTCTGGCTGGCGTGACGCTCGCGCGCGGAGGCGCTGCGCAACGACTGGTGCAGCTGTTCAACACGGGCTTCGGCTGGATGCAGGGCGGGCTGGCGATTGTGGCGCTGTTGTCCTGCGCCTTCTTCACCGCCTTCTCCGGCGCTTCCGGCGTCACTATTCTGGCGCTCGGCGGTCTGCTTTACCCTATGTTGGTCGGCGAAAACTATTCGAAACGTTTCTCGCTCGGCCTGTTGACCTCATCCGGATCGCTCGGCTTGCTGTTTCCACCCAGCCTGGCCGTGTTGTTGTACGGCATCATCGCGGGCGTCAGCATCGAACAGCTCTTCACCGCAGGAATTATTCCGGGGACGATCCTGCTTGTCATGCTGGCGCTATACGCCATGGTGACTTCCCGACGGATTGGCATACCCCGACATCCCTTTTCTTTCGCCGCTTTCATCGCGGCGGCACGCGCCGGATTATGGGACATCCTTCTGCCCGTCGGTATCATCGCGGGGTTGTTCGGCGGGTATGTGACCGTAACCGAGGCGGCATCCTGCTCCGCGGCTTATGCCCTGTTGCTGGAAGGCGTGATTCACCGGCGACTGAACACGCTGACCCTGTATTACGAGGTGTTCCGCGAAACCTGCGTGCTGGTGGGCAGCCTGCTGATTATTCTCGGCATTGCGCTCGGACTGACCAATCTCATGATTGACGCCCAGTTACCGATGATGATCCTGTCGCTGCTCGAACAAGACATTACGAGTCAGTGGCAATTCTTGTTGCTGTTAAACGGTTTCCTTTTGATCATCGGCTGCATCATGGACATTTTTTCCGCCACCATGGTTATCGTGCCGCTGATTCTGCCGCTGGCACAGCGCTTCGGCGTCGATCCGGTGCACTTGGGAATTATTTTCCTGGCCAATCTCGAGATAGGTTATCTGACCCCGCCAGTCGGAATAAATCTTTTCCTCGCCAGTCAGCGCTTTCGGGAGCCCATGCTGAACCTGTTTCGCGCCGCCCTGCCCTTCCTCTTTATTATGCTGATCTGGCTGGCCTTGGTGACCTACCTGCCGCAACTCTCGCTTTGGTGGAAATAATCCTCGAAGTCAGGGGTTCTTTTCACCGCTACTCCCCGATTCCGAAACGCTGAATCACGCCTGACGCCAAAACAAACTTTTTGCGCCAGGCTTCAAATTCCTCAGCGGGCATCGGCCGGCTGAAAATAAAACCCTGAATTTCATCGCAGCCCATCTCCTGCAATAGCCTGACCTGTTCCTCGGCATCGACTCCTTCGGCGATAACCTTGTGCTTGAGTAGATGCGCCAGGGAAATAATGGTGGAAACAATGGTTCGATGATCCGGATCATCGACCATGTTAATGACAAATGACCGATCGATCTTCAGTGCATCGACAGGCAGAGTGGCAAGATGGCTGAAGGAGGAATAACCGGTGCCAAAATCGTCGATGGAAACACCCACGCCCATTGCCTGGATCATTTTGAGCTTCATGACGTTTTCCTCGACATTCTTCATGATCAGGCTCTCGGTGATCTCGATATCGAGTCCGCAATTTTTATAACCGTGTCTTTCCACGATTTCCTGAATCATCGGGATGAAATTCTTCTGCACTAGCTGTATTTGAGAAATATTGACGGCGATGCGTGGCGCTTGCGGATCTTTCTCACGCCAGAGGGCATGCTGCGCTACGGCCTTTTCAATGATCCAGCGGCCGACATCGATGATCAATCCGGAATCTTCCAGAGTGGCGATGAACTCGATGGGCGGCACCATACCGCGATCCGGGCTGTTCCAGCGCAACAGCGCCTCCGCCCCCGATACCTGCCCGCGACGGACGTCAATCTTGGGTTGGTAGTGCAGCAGGAATTCATCGCGTTCCAACGCACGACGCAACAGCGTCTGGAGCGCCAGCCGATCGCTTAACCGTACATTCAGCTCCTTCGTATAGAACTGGAAATTATTGCGTCCGAGTTCCTTGGCGCGGCGCATGGCGGCCTCGGCGTTTTTGAGCAGCACGTCGGGTTCCTGCCCATCGTGCGGAAAAAGACTTACGCCAATGCTGCAAGTGATATCAAGCTCGCGGTTGTTCATCACGATGGGTTGCGAAACGGTGCTTAAAACCTTCTGCAGGGTGTCCGTGACCTGCGGCCGTGATGAGATGGCCTCCACAATACGTTGCAGCACTTTCGGGATGTTCTCCTCGTTGGCAATACCAGACAATAGCAGTACAAATTTATCACTGGCCAACCGCGCCGCGGTGTCCGTTGTCCGGATGCATGTCCTGATACGTTGCGCCACCAGCTTCAGGACTTCGTCGCCCGTCTTGTGACCCAAGCTGTCATTGACGAACTGGAAATTGTCGAGATCGAGAAATGCCAACGCCACGATCTGTTTCTGCCGCCGGGCCAGCGCCACTGCCTGTTGCAGACGATCTTGCAACAGATTCTGATTAGGTAACTCAGTGAGAAGGTCAAAATTGGCCTGACGTTCCAGCTGTTGCTGGTAGTTCCGGGTTTCGGTGATGTCATTCAATACCGCAACGAAATGCGTGATCTTCCCTCTTTCGTCGCTAACAGGAGCGATATGCATGTCATTCCAGAACAGACTGCCGTCCTTTCGACGACATTGGAGAATGGCATGACCTACGCGCTGCTCCGCGATGGCTGTACGAATATCTGCCAGGGCGGCCTGATCCGTCTCGCTGCCAACCAGGAATTCAATACCTTGCCCGATTGCTTCGGCGGAGGCGTACCCCGTTATACGCTCGAAGGCAGGATTGATGTATTCAATCGGCCTGTGGGGATCGTTGAAACTCGCGATCAGCACCGCATTGACACTTGATTCAACGGCACGGTTACGCAACCGCAAAGCCTTGTCGGCTTTTGTGTACCGGCGCGAAGTAAACATGACCGCCAAGATGCCGATGACGGCGGCTGTCGAACAAACAACCAGCAAGCCCCAGAAGAAAGACGCATCACTCATGTGGACAAGTATAGTTACCACCTGCCCCAGGCGGATCGTCAACATCAATGCGGCATAAACAAAAAGGCCCCGCTCATAGGCGGGGCCTTTTTGTTTGCATTGGCGTCCCCAAGGGGATTCGAACCCCTGTCGCCGCCGTGAAAGGGCAGTGTCCTAGGCCTCTAGACGATGGGGACAAAACTGACGACTGAAAGAAACGGGTTGTTCCTGAGCAACCCTTTCATCGAAATTGGTGGAGCTAGCCGGGATCGAACCGGCGACCTCATGCATGCCATGCATGCGCTCTCCCAGCTGAGCTATAGCCCCTTGCAAGGCGCGGTACTTTACATGCCCATGCGGCGATGGGTCAAGCCGTAACCGTTTGTTTCCTTATATGTTCCAGCGCGGAATCGAGCCGCGCGAGCGTTTTGTCGCGTCCAAGAAGTGCCAGCGTCACATCGATTGGCGGTGAAACAGCGCGACCGGCGACGGCCACGCGCACGGGTTGCGCGATCTTGCCAAGCTTAAGTCCTTCCGCCTCGGCCACGCCGGTGACGGCATTATGAATTGACGGGGCATCCCACACCGGCAACGCCGCCAGGCGCGCACGCAATTCGATCAGCGACTTTTGAGCCTCCGGCTTTAAATGCGTGGCGGCATCTTTGGGATCGTAAGCGTCAAAATCCCGATAGAAAAATGCGCTGTTCTGTGCCATTTCCAGCAATGTTTTGGCACGCTCGCGTTGCGCCTTCACAACCTCCACCAGATCCGGTCCGGTGGCCGGGTCTACACCCAGCTTTCCCAGATGATGGCTCAGGTGGTGCGCTACATGTTTGGGATCACCATTCTTTATATAGTGCTGGTTCAGCCACAGCAGTTTTTCTGGATTGAAGGCGGCGGCCGAACTGTGGACCTTGGTAACATCGAACAGCTTGATCATCTCGTCGATGGAAAACACTTCCTGATCACCATGCGACCAGCCGAGGCGCGCCAGGTAGTTGAGCAGCGCTTCGGGCAAATAACCATCATCACGGTATTGCATGACGCTCACGGCGCCGTGGCGCTTGGATAGCCGAGCACCATCCGGGCCGAGGATCATGGGCACATGCGCGTAGATCGGTGGCGCGTAATTGAGCGCCTTCAGCATATTCATCTGGCGCGGGGTGTTGTTCAGGTGATCGTCGCCGCGAATGACATGGGTGATTTTCATGTCCATGTCGTCCACCACTACAGTAAAATTGTAGGTTGGTGAGCCGTCGCCGCGCGCGATGATCAGGTCATCCAACTCACCGTTCTGGAATATCACGCGCCCACGAACCAGATCCTCGACCACCACAGGCCCATCGAGCGGATTCTTGAAGCGCACGACGGGTGACACTCCTGCCAGCGGGTTGGAAACTCCGTGGCGGCATTTTCCGTCATAACGCGGCTTTTCCTTGCGCGCCATCTGTTCGGCGCGCAGCTGCTCCAGGCGCTCCTTCGAGCAATAGCACTGATAGGCCTGCCCTTCCTTGAGCATCTGCTGGATGACTTCCTTGTAGCGCGGGAAACGCTGGGTCTGGAAAAACGGCCCCTCGTCGTATTCCAGCCCGAGCCAGGTCATGCCCTGCAAAATGGCGTCCACCGATTCGGCAGTGGAGCGCTCCAGATCGGTATCCTCAATGCGCAAGATGAACGTGCCACCGTGCTTGCGCGCATACAGCCAGGAAAACAACGCCGTGCGCGCGCCGCCCACGTGCAGATAGCCGGTCGGACTGGGGGCAAATCGTGTGCGGATGGTCACGGGATATATATGATTGGGAGAGAAAGCCTATGTTAATGAAAATCGGCGTCGATTTCAGCTGAATTGACGCTCATTCCCCACCGGCTTAAACTTGCGCGCTCGTTTTCCCCAACGGGGCGATTAGCTCAGCGGTAGAGCACTGCCTTCACACGGCAGGGGTCGTAGGTTCGAACCCTACATCGCCCACCATATTTTCAAACACTTAGCGACCGCAATCTGCCCGTCACTACAGCGCTGTGATCGAAATTGTGATCGTTGGCATAAGTCCTGTCATGCCCGAATTAATGAAAATATTTCGGCTAGAACGAATGGCTTAAACCGGCCATAACCGGACATTCATTGAGTGTCACAAATTAAAAAAGCCCCGCCTATGCGGGGCTTTCCGGTGACCAATGAATTTCTTGCTTAAGTTGTTTTGCGACGAGCAAAGCCAATCAAGCCAAGCAGTCCCGAGCCGAACAGCCACATGGCGGCGGGCACCGGAACCGTTGACGCGGCGCCGACATCGCCCGCATGAACGGCCCACGCTTGGTAGCCATTGGTTTTAACGATAGCGCCTTGATTACCATTGTAGTAATTGAACATCCACGCGGCGTTGGTACTTGGCGCGAACTCCGTGGCCGACCAATAGGAGTCGGGCACGAGGGCGTAGAACGGCCCCGTGTTGGTCAGGCCCCAGCCGTCTGGAAAGCAGGTGCCCGAGGTGGTGCAGACGGCCTTGTTGCCCAAGGTCACGTAGAACATATGGGACATCTCGCTGTGGGTCGTCATGTTATAGCCAGCGTCCACGCCGATGGTGGCGCCGTCGTTGCCCACATCGATGGTGGTCGGCAGGCGCCAGCCGGTAATATTGCTGCCATAGGGATTCAGGCCCATCGCCCAGGCATTAGCCGTCAACCAGTTCCTGCTCGTACCGGCGTAGCCGGCATTCGCCAGCCAAGTAATATCCAACACGGTGTCGTAGTACGCCTCGAAGGTTGACAGGTTGCCATCGAGATCACGCCCTTGCAGCGTAGTCTCCCAAGTGCCTTGTCCGCTCACGGACGCGGCATGGGTAAGCGCTGATACACCAGACGCAATGACGAACAGGGCCGTGGCTGCCCAACGATGATGGAATTTCATGGAACTCTCTCCTAGCAATCAATTTTGGTTTTGTTGTTAGCGGTTCCTGGTCATGCCCATTTTTATAACTGCATAGCTTGCTTTGCTGACCGCTTAGTGCGCACTCTCCACCTACCCCCCATACCTGTCAAGCACCTAGGATCAGCGCCCGAATATGGAGTACGCCCCACGGTTTCCGTCAAATGTGAACGTCTGGTTTGGGTCGAGTCTGACCCTATCGATCGTTGGGATTTTTCAGGAACTGAACGAATTGATTAATTTAACTGACCTTAGTTCCGCTGCAAATGCATCATGCTAATAGTTTGAAA
The sequence above is a segment of the Sulfuricaulis sp. genome. Coding sequences within it:
- the dctP gene encoding TRAP transporter substrate-binding protein DctP; the protein is MKKLCSLLLLILFISPVRANETYVLKFATLAPQGSTWMNIITDWANQVGKESKGRLTFKLYPGGVSGDEPDVLRKIRFGQLQGGAMTGHGIGYIYSPVRVLEIPFLFRNYDEVDHVRARLMPDIREGFRKNGFELLGWMEVGFIQLFSQEPIYSLEDMRKRRIWLWQGDPLGKAFFAASGISPVPLPITEVFTSLSTGLIDTTIAPPLGAIALQWFSKTPYMTNMPVMDGIGGLLVTRKFFEGLPADLQKLLLQTGEEAGKRLLVETRQDNEKSLKVLKEHGVTFTNEWKDSDAVLYDLRDRAAAALAKDGYIPGELYARTRQELEEYRARISKK
- a CDS encoding TRAP transporter small permease, which gives rise to MIEPGEHYARNRTWKAKLEFYFTRIESTLAISGLILMLGLSLIEILLRNLFHTSIPGADILIRHLVLWVSFIGAVVAVRERHIKVEIISVWLPEIWRSRLERPIFLFSTIVCTMIAWAAVRFWYQEWLNVPPGEKWIALLSIVIPLSFLLLALHFALRFLIGPRSRERTA
- a CDS encoding TRAP transporter large permease is translated as MTIAIIVFLVLIAALGVPLFVVLGAGSLIATYAAGLDPAVLLIEMLRLSSSPNLIAIPLFTLAGVTLARGGAAQRLVQLFNTGFGWMQGGLAIVALLSCAFFTAFSGASGVTILALGGLLYPMLVGENYSKRFSLGLLTSSGSLGLLFPPSLAVLLYGIIAGVSIEQLFTAGIIPGTILLVMLALYAMVTSRRIGIPRHPFSFAAFIAAARAGLWDILLPVGIIAGLFGGYVTVTEAASCSAAYALLLEGVIHRRLNTLTLYYEVFRETCVLVGSLLIILGIALGLTNLMIDAQLPMMILSLLEQDITSQWQFLLLLNGFLLIIGCIMDIFSATMVIVPLILPLAQRFGVDPVHLGIIFLANLEIGYLTPPVGINLFLASQRFREPMLNLFRAALPFLFIMLIWLALVTYLPQLSLWWK
- a CDS encoding EAL domain-containing protein, whose product is MSDASFFWGLLVVCSTAAVIGILAVMFTSRRYTKADKALRLRNRAVESSVNAVLIASFNDPHRPIEYINPAFERITGYASAEAIGQGIEFLVGSETDQAALADIRTAIAEQRVGHAILQCRRKDGSLFWNDMHIAPVSDERGKITHFVAVLNDITETRNYQQQLERQANFDLLTELPNQNLLQDRLQQAVALARRQKQIVALAFLDLDNFQFVNDSLGHKTGDEVLKLVAQRIRTCIRTTDTAARLASDKFVLLLSGIANEENIPKVLQRIVEAISSRPQVTDTLQKVLSTVSQPIVMNNRELDITCSIGVSLFPHDGQEPDVLLKNAEAAMRRAKELGRNNFQFYTKELNVRLSDRLALQTLLRRALERDEFLLHYQPKIDVRRGQVSGAEALLRWNSPDRGMVPPIEFIATLEDSGLIIDVGRWIIEKAVAQHALWREKDPQAPRIAVNISQIQLVQKNFIPMIQEIVERHGYKNCGLDIEITESLIMKNVEENVMKLKMIQAMGVGVSIDDFGTGYSSFSHLATLPVDALKIDRSFVINMVDDPDHRTIVSTIISLAHLLKHKVIAEGVDAEEQVRLLQEMGCDEIQGFIFSRPMPAEEFEAWRKKFVLASGVIQRFGIGE
- the gltX gene encoding glutamate--tRNA ligase, whose translation is MTIRTRFAPSPTGYLHVGGARTALFSWLYARKHGGTFILRIEDTDLERSTAESVDAILQGMTWLGLEYDEGPFFQTQRFPRYKEVIQQMLKEGQAYQCYCSKERLEQLRAEQMARKEKPRYDGKCRHGVSNPLAGVSPVVRFKNPLDGPVVVEDLVRGRVIFQNGELDDLIIARGDGSPTYNFTVVVDDMDMKITHVIRGDDHLNNTPRQMNMLKALNYAPPIYAHVPMILGPDGARLSKRHGAVSVMQYRDDGYLPEALLNYLARLGWSHGDQEVFSIDEMIKLFDVTKVHSSAAAFNPEKLLWLNQHYIKNGDPKHVAHHLSHHLGKLGVDPATGPDLVEVVKAQRERAKTLLEMAQNSAFFYRDFDAYDPKDAATHLKPEAQKSLIELRARLAALPVWDAPSIHNAVTGVAEAEGLKLGKIAQPVRVAVAGRAVSPPIDVTLALLGRDKTLARLDSALEHIRKQTVTA
- a CDS encoding PEP-CTERM sorting domain-containing protein yields the protein MLGESSMKFHHRWAATALFVIASGVSALTHAASVSGQGTWETTLQGRDLDGNLSTFEAYYDTVLDITWLANAGYAGTSRNWLTANAWAMGLNPYGSNITGWRLPTTIDVGNDGATIGVDAGYNMTTHSEMSHMFYVTLGNKAVCTTSGTCFPDGWGLTNTGPFYALVPDSYWSATEFAPSTNAAWMFNYYNGNQGAIVKTNGYQAWAVHAGDVGAASTVPVPAAMWLFGSGLLGLIGFARRKTT